A DNA window from Vigna angularis cultivar LongXiaoDou No.4 chromosome 1, ASM1680809v1, whole genome shotgun sequence contains the following coding sequences:
- the LOC108341290 gene encoding tripeptidyl-peptidase 2, producing MRHLVLFIERNLEEKDVIRLSFFSQPDGPLMGNGSFKSSSLVPGIKEGLYIGPPQKEKLPKNSPPGSVLLGTISYGNLSFAGQGEKTNPEKHPASYTISYIVPPNKIDEDKGKGSSLSSKKNVTERLNEEVV from the exons ATGAGGCACTTGGTGTTATTCATTGAGCGAAATTTGGAAGAGAAG GATGTAATTCGGTTAAGCTTTTTCTCTCAACCTGATGGCCCACTGATGGGGAATGGTTCCTTTAAGTCCTCATCACTAGTTCCAGG TATAAAAGAAGGGCTGTATATTGGTCCaccacaaaaagaaaaacttccCAAG aattctccACCCGGATCTGTATTGCTAGGGACAATTTCATATGGGAATCTATCATTTGCTGGCCAGGGAGAAAAAACAAATCCTGAAAAGCACCCTGCTTCATATACAATTTCTTATATAGTTCCCCCAAATAAG ATTGACGAGGACAAGGGAAAAGGTTCTTCCTTATCTTCCAAGAAGAATGTTACAGAACGCTTAAATGAAGAGGTAGTATGA